One window of Steroidobacteraceae bacterium genomic DNA carries:
- a CDS encoding DUF3971 domain-containing protein, with the protein MVEAAAQSSAARQVGPLRRVAGSGSAIAFALLLLAVSCAIAYQLALARTPHHRATIEALLRAQVGMELRFSSLQFRIAWHGPEAVFTQVELYSPGGTGNWLRAQRLILTFDGLQTLSSGRLQPGRITLVGPQIDLTGTARSIAAPTARSRDTARSVDVNFLQRLFAALQRLPQGRTDLEAATVYVDSGRGTGSMALRVPVATLQRDSASARLSAYVQLPDRVGRSLSVVIRLARDDTGPDLSGQLRIRGRALAVHELAGWLPMRPYWPTAATMDVGADATVLGSEVRKLDGRVAMRDVVLADAADGEEIRHFGDLSFDVDFSRGEDGYRLRIEDLAIAHDGLAMPAANLSLQGTVGEPGFILSAPTLPVVALQLAALWQVGGEWLRSLDELGAVGELRDLRVVRGARDLAYSARIEDGVLRRLDDDASLSGLAGSVAGDANGGVIDLSSSGWRLHSAHLPQLSDRDIAVQAVMRWREDGRQIEFATEALSVQTGDSKLTGTLRGRWRDGSLQALTLRGSGAQIDAGQLPIWLPVSGAWQELAGLAGRIEAGKLARVELAADVARGGGSAQITVEPRINLQLADVRIAAGGGWPAVQGLSGRVDWQRDTLRLRADAGEFGGLEVRDLQLKFAAGEQRKATVTANLRGEAGRLAGFAGANPAMAPLADQLQRLDLSGPVDLNWRADSIDGDGLGSWRAGITFSRLQLRTARDWPELADLAGNILVEDGRLKRSRVRGRWLGGPMQMTLLPAQVGTQQSVAVEASGTTELAMLARHWGLAAAAPLRGSAQWRATLAPMPRLRGTTEPDWLLSATVADRAAAQLRFHANEQGRFALERAAVRFGADKVALPPLRALSLSGHLDRLDADQQLLAVAGHDWLGKLPLDARLSVAELRFLGNDYRNSLLQGNSEGDALHWTIANPALRGRVVVPQGRARAMRVELQALRLTDAATLGPLLAKWAQRDGQLEIDIADARVDDRALGHVVASLSADRRGLRVKDFRVTSGGNSARIEGLCATESASCSGRLQLAGDDLAAQLRSWNLPPVLAAAQYELSGDLTWDNPLQPLTAMPVGFEGQASLQNGRVSATSMALAELPALLRLPVLLVNDSRVPAQLAAALRDFSALRLRIARHDRQLELGEMQWTAAAVHAQFAATVDEHTGQIRAEGVTLPSSEVPPAPLRAAPTIAAAFAGIKRLLRTSPEHPLAWHLVIDEGAGASQWQVSRE; encoded by the coding sequence ATGGTCGAAGCTGCAGCACAATCGTCGGCAGCCAGGCAGGTCGGGCCGTTGCGGCGGGTGGCGGGCAGCGGCTCCGCGATCGCGTTCGCGCTGTTGCTGCTGGCGGTCTCCTGCGCAATCGCCTACCAGCTCGCGCTCGCCCGCACGCCGCATCATCGCGCAACGATCGAGGCGCTGCTGCGCGCCCAGGTCGGCATGGAACTGCGCTTCTCGAGCCTGCAATTCCGCATAGCCTGGCACGGCCCCGAGGCGGTCTTCACGCAGGTCGAACTCTACAGTCCAGGTGGCACCGGCAACTGGCTGCGCGCGCAACGACTGATACTTACGTTCGACGGTCTGCAGACTTTGAGCAGCGGCCGGTTGCAGCCAGGTCGCATCACGCTGGTGGGCCCGCAGATCGACCTTACTGGCACAGCTCGCAGCATCGCGGCGCCGACAGCCAGGTCTCGGGACACCGCGCGCTCGGTCGATGTGAATTTCCTCCAGCGGCTGTTCGCGGCCTTGCAGCGATTGCCGCAGGGCCGCACGGATCTCGAAGCGGCGACGGTCTATGTTGACTCCGGTCGCGGTACGGGCAGCATGGCCCTGCGCGTTCCCGTGGCCACATTGCAGCGTGACAGCGCCTCGGCGCGACTCAGCGCCTATGTGCAGCTGCCCGATCGTGTCGGACGTTCCTTGTCGGTGGTGATACGCCTCGCCCGGGACGACACGGGTCCGGATCTGTCGGGTCAACTTCGGATACGGGGTCGTGCTCTCGCCGTGCACGAACTCGCGGGCTGGCTGCCGATGCGCCCGTACTGGCCGACTGCTGCGACCATGGATGTGGGCGCCGATGCCACCGTCCTCGGCAGCGAAGTGCGCAAGCTCGACGGCCGCGTGGCGATGCGCGATGTCGTTCTGGCCGATGCCGCCGATGGCGAAGAAATACGGCACTTCGGCGATCTCAGTTTCGATGTCGATTTTTCACGCGGGGAAGACGGCTACCGGCTGCGCATCGAGGATCTCGCGATCGCCCATGATGGCCTGGCGATGCCGGCCGCCAATCTGTCTTTGCAGGGCACAGTTGGCGAACCTGGATTCATTTTGTCTGCGCCGACTCTGCCGGTGGTTGCCTTGCAGCTTGCCGCCCTGTGGCAGGTCGGCGGCGAATGGTTGCGCTCGCTCGATGAGCTGGGCGCGGTCGGTGAATTGCGTGATCTACGGGTCGTCCGCGGAGCCCGCGACCTCGCCTATTCGGCGCGTATCGAAGATGGCGTTTTGCGACGTCTCGACGACGATGCCAGCCTGTCGGGACTTGCTGGATCGGTCGCCGGCGATGCCAATGGTGGCGTAATCGACTTGAGCTCCTCGGGCTGGCGTCTGCATAGCGCGCATCTGCCGCAGCTGTCCGATCGCGATATCGCCGTGCAGGCAGTAATGCGCTGGCGTGAGGACGGCAGGCAAATCGAATTTGCAACGGAGGCGTTGTCGGTACAGACGGGCGATAGCAAACTGACCGGTACGTTGCGCGGCCGATGGCGCGATGGCTCGCTGCAGGCGCTTACGTTGCGCGGTTCCGGCGCGCAGATTGACGCCGGACAGCTGCCGATCTGGCTGCCGGTGAGCGGCGCGTGGCAGGAGCTTGCCGGACTCGCCGGCCGAATCGAGGCTGGCAAGCTGGCGCGCGTCGAGCTCGCCGCGGACGTCGCGCGCGGCGGCGGCAGCGCGCAGATCACCGTCGAACCGCGAATCAACCTGCAACTCGCCGACGTCCGCATCGCTGCCGGTGGCGGCTGGCCCGCCGTGCAGGGCCTGTCGGGCCGCGTCGACTGGCAACGGGATACATTGCGGCTGCGGGCGGATGCGGGCGAATTCGGCGGGCTCGAGGTACGCGACCTGCAACTCAAGTTCGCGGCGGGCGAGCAACGCAAGGCGACGGTGACAGCGAATCTGCGAGGCGAGGCAGGTAGGCTGGCGGGTTTCGCGGGCGCCAATCCCGCCATGGCGCCGCTTGCCGATCAACTGCAGCGTCTCGACTTGTCCGGTCCGGTCGACCTCAACTGGCGGGCAGACAGCATTGACGGTGATGGACTCGGAAGCTGGCGGGCGGGCATCACGTTTTCGCGTTTGCAGCTTCGCACGGCACGCGACTGGCCCGAGCTCGCAGACCTCGCCGGCAATATCCTCGTCGAGGACGGCCGGCTCAAGCGTTCCCGGGTCCGCGGTCGCTGGCTCGGCGGGCCGATGCAAATGACCCTGCTTCCGGCGCAGGTCGGGACGCAACAGAGTGTTGCGGTCGAGGCGAGCGGCACGACGGAACTTGCCATGCTTGCGCGCCACTGGGGGCTCGCCGCCGCTGCACCGTTGCGCGGATCAGCGCAATGGCGCGCCACGCTCGCTCCCATGCCGAGACTGCGTGGCACGACGGAACCGGACTGGCTATTGAGCGCAACAGTCGCCGATCGCGCAGCGGCGCAATTACGTTTCCACGCCAACGAACAAGGGCGGTTTGCGCTCGAGCGGGCCGCCGTGCGCTTCGGCGCCGACAAGGTGGCATTGCCACCATTGCGCGCGCTCTCGCTCAGCGGCCACCTCGATCGCCTCGATGCCGACCAGCAGCTGCTCGCGGTCGCCGGGCACGACTGGCTCGGCAAACTGCCGCTCGATGCGCGACTTTCGGTCGCAGAACTGCGCTTCCTTGGCAATGACTACCGCAACAGTTTGCTGCAGGGCAATTCCGAAGGCGACGCATTGCACTGGACTATTGCGAACCCGGCCCTTCGGGGCCGCGTCGTCGTGCCGCAAGGTCGGGCACGGGCCATGCGTGTCGAATTGCAGGCGCTGCGACTGACCGATGCTGCCACGCTGGGGCCGCTGCTTGCGAAGTGGGCGCAACGCGATGGACAACTCGAGATCGACATCGCCGACGCCCGGGTCGATGATCGCGCCCTGGGCCACGTGGTTGCCAGTCTGAGCGCCGACCGACGTGGCCTGCGGGTGAAGGATTTCCGCGTTACGAGCGGTGGCAACAGCGCACGGATCGAAGGCCTATGTGCCACGGAATCGGCGTCCTGCAGCGGCCGGCTGCAGCTCGCGGGCGATGATCTAGCGGCGCAATTGCGCAGCTGGAACCTGCCGCCGGTGCTTGCGGCTGCGCAGTACGAATTGTCGGGAGACTTGACCTGGGACAATCCATTGCAACCGCTCACCGCGATGCCGGTTGGTTTCGAAGGGCAGGCAAGCCTGCAAAATGGCCGCGTCAGCGCGACCTCGATGGCGCTGGCGGAGCTACCGGCGCTTTTGCGCCTGCCCGTACTGCTCGTCAACGACTCGCGGGTGCCTGCCCAATTGGCGGCTGCGCTACGGGATTTCAGCGCCCTGCGCCTGCGCATTGCGCGGCACGATCGGCAACTCGAGCTCGGCGAAATGCAATGGACCGCTGCCGCCGTACACGCTCAGTTTGCGGCGACCGTGGATGAGCATACCGGGCAGATCCGCGCCGAAGGCGTGACACTGCCAAGCTCGGAGGTGCCGCCGGCGCCGCTGCGGGCCGCGCCCACCATCGCCGCCGCGTTTGCAGGCATCAAGCGCCTGCTGCGTACCTCTCCCGAGCACCCGCTCGCCTGGCATCTCGTGATCGACGAAGGCGCGGGCGCGAGCCAGTGGCAAGTGTCGCGCGAATGA
- a CDS encoding Rne/Rng family ribonuclease, which yields MSLEILISCSAGETRAAIVANGFLEELHIERPGHRGHVGNVYKGRVTRVLPGMQAAFVDIGLARTAFLHASDIGPRTAVAKEDGHAPAPDIRRLLADGAELLVQVVKDPLGSKGARLTAAISLPSRLLVFMPSAHGIGVSTRICEDAERDRLKGELGNLLGETASGGYILRTAAEGVSDTALAAEIAMLQRSWQRISERYKASQAPALLHGELALPKRVVRDECSRGISRIRVDDPATQSDLIDFMAQLMPQAQVSVELHAGGQTLFDEHGIEAQIAAAMQRRIELPSGGHAIIDQTEAMTTVDVNTGAYVGRSALEETIFRTNLEAATSIARQLRLRNIGGIIVIDFIDMSDEAHRDAVLEALRGELANDRAQCFVTGFSVLGLVEMTRKRTRESLEQILCESCPSCQGRGFVRSVESVCHEVFREIVRQARHSASRQLVILAAGPVVDGLEGAFSGNLAALTAATGCAVRVQTGSGFGPEQFEIVSP from the coding sequence ATGAGTCTTGAAATCCTGATCAGTTGCTCGGCCGGTGAAACCCGGGCGGCAATCGTCGCGAACGGTTTTCTCGAGGAGCTGCACATCGAGCGGCCCGGTCATCGCGGCCACGTCGGCAATGTCTACAAGGGCAGGGTGACACGGGTTCTGCCCGGAATGCAGGCGGCCTTCGTCGACATCGGTCTTGCGCGTACCGCCTTTCTGCATGCCAGCGATATCGGGCCGCGCACTGCGGTAGCGAAGGAAGACGGCCATGCGCCTGCGCCGGACATCCGCCGGTTGCTGGCCGATGGCGCAGAGCTGCTGGTCCAGGTTGTCAAGGATCCGCTCGGCAGCAAGGGCGCGCGACTGACGGCTGCGATCTCGCTGCCGTCCCGGCTGCTGGTGTTCATGCCTTCTGCCCATGGCATCGGTGTGTCGACACGCATCTGCGAAGACGCTGAGCGCGATCGCCTGAAAGGAGAGCTCGGCAACCTTCTCGGCGAGACCGCGAGCGGCGGTTACATCCTGCGCACGGCCGCCGAAGGTGTGAGCGACACGGCGCTTGCTGCCGAGATCGCCATGCTGCAGCGTAGCTGGCAGCGGATTTCTGAGCGTTATAAGGCGTCGCAAGCGCCGGCGCTGCTGCATGGTGAGCTCGCGCTGCCCAAGCGCGTGGTTCGCGACGAGTGTTCCCGCGGGATTTCGAGGATTCGCGTCGATGACCCGGCAACGCAATCCGATCTCATCGATTTCATGGCGCAGTTGATGCCGCAGGCGCAGGTGTCGGTCGAGCTCCACGCCGGCGGCCAGACGCTTTTCGACGAGCATGGCATCGAGGCACAAATTGCGGCCGCAATGCAGCGACGCATCGAGCTGCCATCCGGCGGTCATGCCATCATCGACCAGACCGAGGCGATGACGACGGTCGACGTCAACACCGGCGCTTATGTCGGCCGCAGCGCGCTCGAGGAGACGATCTTTCGGACCAATCTCGAGGCGGCGACCAGCATTGCGCGCCAGCTGCGGCTGCGAAATATCGGCGGCATCATCGTCATCGATTTCATCGACATGTCCGACGAGGCGCATCGCGACGCCGTACTCGAGGCATTGCGCGGCGAATTGGCCAACGACCGGGCGCAGTGTTTCGTCACCGGCTTTTCGGTGCTGGGCCTGGTGGAAATGACCCGCAAGCGCACCAGGGAAAGCCTGGAACAAATACTCTGTGAATCCTGTCCTAGTTGTCAGGGGCGCGGCTTTGTGCGAAGCGTGGAAAGTGTCTGTCACGAGGTTTTTCGCGAGATTGTGCGACAGGCACGGCATTCCGCTTCGAGGCAGCTGGTCATACTGGCCGCGGGTCCGGTGGTGGACGGTCTCGAGGGCGCATTTTCCGGGAATCTTGCCGCGTTGACCGCCGCCACGGGTTGTGCCGTCCGGGTGCAAACCGGCAGCGGATTCGGGCCCGAGCAATTTGAAATCGTCTCGCCTTGA
- a CDS encoding Maf family protein: MEPVICLASASPRRRELLAQIGVPHHAVAAAIDESRRTGETARAYVARLARAKCTAIHAQPALSRALPVLAADTVVSVDEDLLGKPVDRAEALAMLRRLSGRQHVVLTAVCLQTATASFERVAVTTVKFAPIREPDLERYLDSREPYDKAGAYAVQGLAAVFIDELHGSYSNVVGLPLAETAAVLAAAGLPFWCGCADES; this comes from the coding sequence ATGGAACCGGTAATCTGTCTTGCCTCCGCGTCACCGCGTCGCCGCGAATTGCTTGCCCAGATCGGCGTGCCGCATCATGCCGTAGCGGCGGCTATCGACGAGTCACGTCGAACCGGCGAGACGGCGCGTGCGTATGTTGCGCGCCTGGCGCGGGCCAAATGCACCGCGATCCATGCGCAGCCCGCGCTCTCGCGCGCTCTGCCGGTGTTGGCGGCCGACACCGTTGTGTCAGTGGACGAGGACTTGCTCGGAAAACCGGTGGACCGAGCAGAGGCTCTCGCCATGCTGCGCCGCCTGAGTGGCCGGCAACACGTGGTGCTGACGGCCGTTTGCCTGCAAACTGCGACGGCTAGCTTCGAGCGCGTTGCCGTTACCACCGTGAAGTTCGCGCCGATCCGCGAACCTGACCTCGAGCGTTACCTGGACTCGCGCGAACCCTATGACAAGGCAGGCGCCTACGCGGTGCAAGGCCTCGCGGCCGTATTCATCGATGAGCTGCACGGCAGTTATTCGAACGTCGTCGGCTTGCCCCTTGCCGAGACGGCCGCGGTTCTCGCCGCCGCCGGGCTGCCGTTTTGGTGCGGGTGTGCCGATGAGTCTTGA
- the rlmH gene encoding 23S rRNA (pseudouridine(1915)-N(3))-methyltransferase RlmH, producing the protein MRVRLLAIGQRLPAWAQAAVDDYSMRLGHYCRFEVRAFVAAARGRGRSDQQAMANESERLLAALKPGEKLIALDERGRQFRSLELASWLESQQAAAMDLAFAIGGADGFSDELRQRAGMLWSLSAGTLPHALARVVAIEQLYRAFTLLAGHPYHRQ; encoded by the coding sequence ATGCGAGTCCGGCTGCTTGCCATTGGCCAGCGACTGCCCGCCTGGGCGCAGGCGGCCGTTGATGACTACAGCATGCGCCTGGGTCATTACTGCCGCTTCGAAGTTCGCGCATTTGTCGCTGCCGCGCGTGGCCGCGGGCGCAGCGATCAACAGGCGATGGCAAACGAGAGCGAGCGATTGCTCGCTGCGCTCAAGCCGGGCGAGAAGCTGATCGCCCTCGATGAGCGCGGTCGGCAGTTTCGCAGCCTTGAGCTCGCCTCATGGCTCGAGTCGCAGCAAGCCGCTGCCATGGACCTGGCCTTCGCCATTGGCGGCGCCGATGGCTTCAGCGATGAGCTGCGCCAACGTGCCGGCATGCTCTGGTCGCTGTCGGCCGGCACATTGCCGCATGCGCTTGCGCGCGTCGTTGCGATCGAACAGCTCTATCGCGCTTTTACGCTGCTTGCCGGGCATCCCTATCATCGTCAATAG
- the rsfS gene encoding ribosome silencing factor codes for MSAARRSSRPAAIVEVVRGALDDMKAQDIRVLDVRGLTDITDYMIVASGSSDRHLRSIADNVVRQAREHGSRPFGVEGGDGGEWLLVDLPDAMVHIMLPRVRELYALERLWQPAAAPAAAVKPVARRSAARKPAARKASSGARARQGGRGMAPKGGGARRR; via the coding sequence ATGAGTGCCGCGCGTCGCTCCTCACGACCCGCCGCAATAGTCGAGGTTGTGCGGGGCGCTCTCGATGATATGAAGGCCCAGGATATCCGTGTCCTCGATGTGCGGGGGCTGACCGATATCACCGATTACATGATCGTTGCGAGCGGCAGTTCGGACAGGCACCTGCGGTCGATCGCCGACAATGTCGTGCGCCAGGCACGGGAGCACGGTTCGCGGCCGTTTGGCGTGGAAGGCGGCGACGGCGGCGAGTGGCTGCTGGTCGATCTGCCAGATGCAATGGTGCATATCATGCTGCCGCGAGTTCGCGAACTGTATGCGCTCGAGCGGCTGTGGCAGCCGGCGGCCGCGCCCGCCGCTGCGGTCAAGCCGGTCGCACGCAGGAGCGCTGCGCGAAAACCGGCTGCACGCAAGGCGTCATCGGGCGCCCGCGCCAGGCAAGGCGGTCGCGGGATGGCGCCCAAGGGCGGCGGCGCGCGGCGTCGCTGA
- the nadD gene encoding nicotinate-nucleotide adenylyltransferase, translating to MQPIGIFGGAFDPIHYGHLRTAFEFLQALRLAQIRFIPTGNPAHREAPIAEPQLRLDMLKAAIAGQSGFAVDDRELRRSGRSYSVDTMAELRSELPQRSLCLLLGMDAFLGLPNWHRWRDLLQLGHIVVAHRPGWKAPTKGPLGELMVDHGTGSARDLQMRPAGHIYIHSVTQLEIASSDLRQIITSGRDPRYLVPDAVRDIIVQTGCYARASGAEPVSA from the coding sequence ATGCAGCCCATAGGTATCTTTGGCGGTGCCTTCGACCCGATTCACTACGGGCACCTGCGCACGGCGTTCGAATTCCTGCAGGCCCTGCGACTCGCGCAGATCCGCTTCATACCCACGGGCAACCCGGCACATCGCGAGGCGCCGATCGCCGAGCCCCAGCTGCGCCTCGACATGCTGAAGGCCGCCATCGCGGGGCAGAGTGGTTTCGCGGTGGATGATCGGGAGCTGCGACGCAGCGGGCGCAGTTACTCCGTGGACACGATGGCCGAATTGCGCAGCGAACTGCCGCAGCGGTCCTTGTGCCTGCTGCTTGGCATGGATGCCTTTCTCGGACTGCCGAACTGGCATCGCTGGCGCGACCTGCTGCAGCTTGGCCATATCGTGGTCGCCCACCGTCCCGGCTGGAAGGCGCCGACCAAGGGGCCGCTCGGCGAACTGATGGTCGATCATGGCACCGGTAGCGCGCGTGACCTGCAGATGCGGCCGGCCGGCCATATCTACATTCACTCGGTCACGCAGCTCGAGATTGCTTCGTCGGATTTGCGCCAGATCATCACGAGCGGCCGCGATCCGCGCTATTTGGTACCCGATGCGGTCCGCGACATCATCGTGCAAACCGGCTGCTACGCCCGCGCTTCGGGCGCCGAGCCAGTTTCCGCATGA
- the holA gene encoding DNA polymerase III subunit delta, with protein sequence MRLRSTELARHLQGGVQGFYVISGDEILLVNECLDQLRAACRRNGCEERLVHVIERGAGFDRIQQDAAARSLFSSRRLMEIRLPSGKPGALGNRVLADLAAAGSADLVVVVICARLAREAASAPWVRAAEKQGVWVDVWPVAAAQLSGWIMARAAAAGLRMTNEAARLIAERTEGNLLAAQQEIDKLLLADDGAEIDADKVMHAVSRGTRYDVFKLAQAVGERDARRAIHILSGLRGEGAEPPLVLWALGREVQGRGGGNRYSPGSGSRAARPAGAAQLARWSTQLAQIDATIKGRRSGDPWSEFALLALDLCGRQALRFPTMAMSGSPCSP encoded by the coding sequence ATGAGATTGCGCAGCACGGAGCTGGCTCGTCACCTGCAAGGCGGGGTGCAGGGGTTTTATGTCATCAGCGGTGACGAGATCCTGCTTGTGAACGAATGCCTCGACCAGTTGCGGGCGGCGTGTCGCAGGAACGGCTGCGAGGAACGACTTGTCCATGTCATAGAGCGCGGCGCCGGATTCGATCGGATCCAGCAGGATGCTGCCGCGCGTTCCCTGTTCAGCAGCCGTCGGCTGATGGAAATTCGCCTGCCGAGTGGCAAACCGGGAGCGCTCGGCAACCGGGTGCTTGCCGACCTGGCGGCGGCAGGATCCGCTGACCTGGTCGTGGTGGTGATCTGCGCCCGGCTCGCTCGCGAGGCTGCCTCGGCACCGTGGGTCCGCGCGGCCGAGAAGCAGGGTGTCTGGGTCGATGTCTGGCCAGTCGCCGCGGCGCAGCTTTCGGGCTGGATTATGGCACGTGCCGCGGCAGCTGGATTGCGAATGACCAACGAGGCTGCGCGGCTCATTGCGGAGCGCACGGAAGGCAATCTGCTGGCAGCGCAGCAGGAGATCGACAAACTGCTGCTGGCTGACGATGGTGCCGAAATCGACGCCGACAAGGTGATGCACGCGGTTTCGCGCGGCACGCGTTACGATGTATTCAAGCTCGCGCAGGCGGTAGGCGAGCGCGATGCGCGCCGCGCGATCCATATACTCTCCGGCCTGCGTGGCGAGGGGGCAGAACCGCCGCTCGTATTGTGGGCCCTGGGCCGCGAGGTGCAGGGCCGGGGGGGCGGCAACCGGTACTCGCCGGGATCAGGCTCGCGAGCGGCCCGGCCGGCAGGGGCGGCACAGCTCGCCCGCTGGTCGACGCAGCTCGCGCAGATCGACGCCACCATCAAGGGGCGGCGCTCGGGCGACCCGTGGTCCGAATTTGCGCTGCTTGCGCTCGACCTGTGCGGCCGTCAAGCTCTGCGTTTTCCAACAATGGCTATGTCCGGCAGTCCATGCAGCCCATAG
- a CDS encoding ABC transporter ATP-binding protein — MRRAFPAEAALRGSDFHDIVTNPDAVEIRGLRFGWPGGAPLLAIENFAVGRGERVLLQGASGSGKSTLLALIGGVLQPHRGKVMVLGHDLAALGSRERDRLRGASLGFIFQLFNLLPYLNVLDNVMLPLRFSRQRRASLAGQDPRAEAVRLLESLGIASDLHDRIVTQLSIGQQQRVASARSLIGAPALVIADEPTSALDHKSREDFLRTLGAELLRQRASLLFVSHDPGLGANFDRIVTMDEINSA, encoded by the coding sequence TTGCGTCGCGCTTTTCCCGCCGAGGCCGCGCTCCGCGGCAGCGATTTTCATGACATCGTGACGAACCCCGACGCCGTCGAAATTCGCGGCCTGCGCTTTGGCTGGCCGGGTGGCGCACCGCTCCTAGCGATCGAGAATTTCGCGGTCGGCCGTGGCGAGCGGGTGCTGTTGCAGGGTGCAAGCGGCAGCGGCAAGAGCACATTGCTGGCACTGATCGGCGGCGTGTTGCAGCCGCACCGCGGCAAGGTCATGGTCCTCGGCCATGACCTCGCGGCGCTCGGCAGCCGGGAGCGCGATCGCCTGCGCGGCGCGAGTCTCGGATTCATATTCCAGTTGTTCAATCTCCTGCCCTACCTGAACGTCCTCGACAATGTCATGCTGCCGCTCAGATTCTCGCGGCAGCGGCGCGCCTCGCTGGCCGGTCAGGATCCACGCGCCGAGGCGGTGCGCCTGCTCGAGTCACTCGGCATCGCTTCGGACCTCCACGATCGCATCGTCACCCAGTTGTCGATCGGGCAACAGCAGCGGGTAGCGAGCGCCCGCTCGCTGATCGGCGCCCCGGCCCTCGTCATCGCCGACGAACCGACTTCGGCCCTCGATCACAAGTCGCGCGAGGATTTTCTCCGCACGCTCGGCGCCGAACTCCTGCGCCAACGCGCATCGTTGCTGTTCGTCAGTCACGACCCCGGTCTGGGCGCGAATTTCGACCGGATCGTGACCATGGACGAGATCAACAGCGCATGA
- a CDS encoding ABC transporter permease, whose amino-acid sequence MISRLALASLWNRRASAALTIAAIAVSVALLLGVQKLRSAARDGFANTVSGVDLIVGPRSGPVNLLLYSVFRIGDATSNVSWESYRKIARHPDVAWTIPLSLGDSHRGFRVLGTSDAYFGHYQFAGNRHLQFATGRSFNAVREAVLGADVALQLGYHLGSELIVAHGLAQVSFALHKNQPFVVVGILERTGTPVDRTVHVSLESMTLMHEGQPPHPDGAPVQAVVPRADSDPQSTAITAFMIGMREKAMTLTMQRAINDYRAEPLLAILPGVALAQLWSLVGIADRALLVIAACVVLAGLLGMLTSILTTLNERRREMAILRSLGASPGNVFALLMLEAAALALGGILCGVALTYALLLLAAPLLQNRFGIFIEPGGLALSDLGILAAVLASALLLSLWPAWRAYRNSLADGLTVRI is encoded by the coding sequence ATGATTTCACGACTCGCCCTCGCATCGCTGTGGAACCGGCGCGCGAGCGCTGCGCTCACGATCGCCGCGATCGCGGTCAGTGTCGCCCTGCTCCTTGGCGTGCAGAAACTGCGCAGCGCAGCCCGCGATGGGTTCGCCAATACCGTCTCCGGTGTTGATCTGATCGTCGGCCCGCGTAGCGGCCCGGTCAACCTGTTGCTGTATTCGGTGTTTCGCATCGGCGATGCAACCAGTAACGTAAGCTGGGAGAGCTATCGCAAAATCGCGCGGCACCCGGATGTCGCCTGGACGATTCCATTGTCCCTCGGTGATTCGCATCGGGGTTTTCGGGTGCTTGGCACGAGCGATGCGTATTTCGGGCACTACCAGTTCGCCGGCAACAGGCACCTGCAATTCGCAACGGGCCGCTCGTTCAATGCCGTTCGCGAAGCGGTACTTGGTGCCGACGTCGCCCTGCAGCTCGGTTATCACCTCGGCAGCGAGTTGATCGTTGCCCACGGCCTCGCGCAGGTGAGTTTCGCCCTGCACAAGAACCAGCCGTTCGTCGTCGTCGGTATCCTCGAGCGCACCGGGACCCCGGTCGATCGCACCGTGCATGTCAGCCTCGAGTCCATGACGCTGATGCACGAGGGTCAGCCACCGCACCCGGATGGTGCGCCGGTCCAGGCCGTGGTACCGCGCGCGGATTCGGACCCGCAAAGCACAGCGATCACTGCGTTCATGATTGGCATGCGCGAGAAGGCAATGACCCTGACGATGCAGCGGGCGATCAACGATTACCGCGCGGAACCGCTGCTCGCGATCCTGCCGGGCGTCGCGCTTGCGCAGCTGTGGTCGCTGGTCGGCATCGCCGATCGGGCGCTGCTGGTGATTGCTGCCTGCGTCGTGCTGGCAGGCCTCCTCGGCATGCTGACTTCCATCCTGACGACCCTCAATGAACGGCGCCGCGAAATGGCCATCCTGCGCTCCCTCGGCGCGAGCCCCGGCAATGTATTCGCCCTTTTGATGCTCGAAGCCGCCGCGCTTGCCCTCGGCGGAATTCTCTGTGGCGTAGCGCTGACCTATGCGTTGCTGCTGCTGGCCGCGCCATTGCTGCAGAATCGCTTTGGAATTTTCATCGAGCCCGGTGGCCTGGCGCTCTCGGACCTCGGAATCCTGGCAGCGGTACTCGCCTCGGCGTTATTATTGAGCTTGTGGCCGGCGTGGCGGGCCTACCGCAATTCCCTCGCCGACGGCCTCACCGTGAGAATATGA